The genome window ATCTTCACCAGCCGATTGGTCGTTCCGGATGACAATAATTTCAACGTTTCCAATGAATACGAGACGTTCTCTGGCATCTACGCCACGACGAAGAAGATCCCGAAACAGAGCACAGACATCTACTTCCTGGCCCGCAATGCGAATGCACAATCTCCTTCGCTGCAGCTCGGCAACTTGGTGCCGACTCCATCCGCGCGTGACATCTACACCATCGGCATCCGTGGTAAATCGAATCCCGGTGAGATCGGCAACTGGGATTACACATATGAGTTGATGGGCCAGTTCGGTCACTTCAATGACACCGCTCTTCCTGCCGCCACAGCCAGCTTGTCACATGAAGCCTACGCCGTGTTCGCCGGTGGTGGTTACACTTGGACGGAGATGTCCATGACCCCTCGTGTAGGCTTGGAATACAACTTCGCCACGGGTGACAGCAATCCGACTGATGGCAAGCATGAGACATTCGAAAACCTGTTCCCCACGAACCACAAGTTCTACGGGTTCATGGATTTCGTCTCTCTGCAAAATATACACAACGTCCGTCTGCAAAGTTCTATCAAGCCCTTGCCGCGATTGACGATTTTGCTGGAAGGCCAGTTCTTCTGGCTCGCGGATACAAGTGATAACTTCTACACGGTCGCAGGTGCCCGCCGTGGCGGTATCGCAGCGACTCCGGGCGGCACGGGCTACGGTATCAATCCTAGCTACAGCAGCTACGTCGGTTCCGAAGTGGACTTCGTAGTGACCTACGCGGTCTCCCCGCACATCACGGTGGAAGCGGCCTACGCCCACTTCTTCCGCGGTGATTACGTGAAGCAGTCCTTGAGCGGTGCGGCCTTTGGCTCCACCGATGCGAACTACTTCTATTTGCAGACGAATTTCAGCTTCTAGGCCTTTCGGTCTGCGGGTTCCTCCGCGCGATTCCGGCGTGCATCCGGAAACGCTCCATCCGCCCGTTTGGCTTGCCTGCTGAACGGGCGGATGTCTTTCCCGCTCAACGGTGTTGAGCTTGGTCAGTGTGGGTAAAAAACGACAGTTGTGAAATGACCATCAAACATTCTCAAACCTGTCTGGTACACGTGGTTAAGACGCTCCAAAAACCGTCGTAACACCCTTAAAACGATGCAAATGAAGGGGATGAGCTGTGTATGAATAAAATTCATACATTTTAACAAAATTATGAACCTGATTATTTGATGGTTAGGCCCCCCGATTGCTGAATTCCCGGCAGGTGCCAATGCACTGCCAATGAAAACCGTGGCTGAAGAACCTGAAATGACGTTGATCGACCAGTTGCTCGCCGAGCAACGGTCGCTCACCGCCGTGGAGCGCTTCGCCAACTGGCATGAGGGCCACAAGTCTCCCGCTCTCGAATCCCGCTATCGCAGCCTTCTTCCCGCTCAAGCACCCAGCAAAGGTCAGCAATACGCCTTCGATGTGGATCTGGATGTCTGCTCCGGCTGCAAGGCATGCGTGACCGCCTGCCACTCCCTGAACGGTTTGGATGACACGGAGACTTGGCGCGGTGTGGGACTGCTCGTTCCGCCGCCCGCCGAAGTGGAGCCGGACGACATCACGATTTTACAGCCCAAGTCTTTCCACAAGCACGTCACCACCGCGTGTCATCACTGCGCCGATCCCGGCTGCCTTAACGGCTGCCCGGTGCTGGCTTATGACAAAGATCCACTCACGGGCATCGTCCGTCACTTGGATGACCAATGCATCGGCTGCCAGTACTGCGTGATGAAGTGCCCTTACGATGTGCCGAAGTATTCGGAACGTCTCGGCATCGTGCGCAAGTGCGACATGTGCGCGAACCGCCTCGCAGTGGGTGAAGCGCCCGCCTGCGTGCAAGCCTGCCCGAACGAAGCCATCCGCATCGCTGTGGTGGATAAGGCAGAGATCGTTTCCGGCTACCGCGCCAAGAATGTCCAATGCCCAAGCACGAATGACGAAGGAATGACCAAATCTTCCAATGGTCAATCCACTCGTGCTTCGTCATTCGTCATTCCCAACTTTTTGCCGAGCACGCCCAGTCCGGCCATCACCGCCCCGACCACGCGCTATCGTTCCGCCAAGCCCGTCACCGAATTGGTCTCTGGCGACAGCCATGAAGTACGTCCGGCCAAGGCACACGTGCCGCTCACGCTGATGCTGGTGCTCACGCAAGCGGGTGTGGGCATGACCTTGCTCGAAGCCATCAGTGGCGTGCCGAACCGCGCGCAAAGCATTTTCGCTCTCGCGGTTTCGTTGGTAGGCATGGTCGCCGCCGCGTTGCATCTCGGTCAGCCGTTGAAAGCGTGGCGCGGTTTTCTTGGCTGGCGCCATTCGTGGTTGAGCCGTGAGCTGATCGTTTTCAACAAGTTCCTCGGCGCTTTGGCACTGCACATCGTGTTGCTAAAGCCGTGGACCGCCTGGCTCACCGCCGGTGTGGGATTGGCCGCTGTCTTCTGCTCCGCGATGATCTATGTGGATACGAAACGGCCCTTCTGGAGCGGTGCGCTGACGTTCCCGAAGTTCGGTTTCACCGCGCTGCTGCTCGGCTGGACCGGCTGCATGATATTCGCGCCATCGGATGCAGACCGCGTGGTGCTGGTCATGATGACGACATTGTTCACTGCCATGAAGCTCGCGGTGGAATGTTCCATCTTCTCGAATCACCAACACGCGCCCGATGCACCGCTGAGCAAGTCCGCCCGCCTGCACCTCACGCGTCCGCTCGGCGAATTGTTCCGTGGCCGTGTAGCACTCGCAGTGGTTGGTGGCTTGCTGCTGCCGCTCCTGATGCTGGCAAGCGGCACTCCGTTGGCTGGCATGGCCGCGCTGATCTTCTGCTTCTGTCTCGCGGGTGAACTGCTGGAGCGCCATCTGTTCTTTGTCGCCGAAGCCGCCCGCAAAATGCCGGGTTCGATATGAGCGAACAATCCAACACCTTGTTCCGCCAATGGCAGGGTCCTCTCACCGAGGAACTCCTGTTGCATCCCGGCGATTTCGGTCTGGGCAAGGTGCCTGCGCGTTTGAAGCCCGATGCCACCACGCGTAGCGTCTGCGGCTTCTGCTCCACGGGTTGCTCGCTCGATATCCATCTGAAGGACGGTGTGGCGGTGAACCTCAGCCCGAGCAGCGGTTATCCCGTGAATCTCGGCATGGCCTGCCCAAAAGGTTGGGAAGCACTTACACCGCTTTACGCTACTGATCGCGCCAAGACGCCACTGATCCGTGATGAACGTGGCGAGCTGCAACCGGCCTCCTGGGATGATGCCATGAAGCTCTTCACCAGCCGCTTCAAAGGCATCATGGCAGAGCATGGGAATGAGAGCGTCGCGTTTCTCAGCACTGGCCAGATCTGCACGGAAGAGATGGCGTTCCTCGGCACGCTCTACAAATTCGGCATGGGCGGCTTGCACTGCGACTCCAACACGCGCCAATGCATGGCCACCTCGCACGTCGCTTACAAGCAGAGCTTCGGTTTCGATGCGCCGCCTTACACTTACGCGGACTTCGAAGAATCAGACGTGCTGTTCTTCATCGGTTCAAATCTCTGCATCGCGCATCCCATCATGTGGCAGCGCGTGCTGTTGAATAAGAAGAAGCCGGAGATCATCGTCATCGATCCGCGTCGCACGGAGACCGCTGCCGCCGCCACGCAGCATCTCGCACTGCAACCGAAGTCCGATCTCACGTTGCTTTACGGACTGGCGAACCTGCTCATCCAAAATCATTGGATCAAGCTCGCCTACATCACGCATCACACCACGGGCTTCCACGACTTCGCCGAATTTGTGCGTCAATTCACGCCGGATAAGGTCGCAGCGGAAACGGGTCTGACCGTTGGTCAGCTCTATCATTGCGCGGAGACGATCGCGAAGGGCAAAGCTGTTTCCTTCTGGTGGACAATGGGTGTGAATCAAAGCCACGAAGCGACTCGCACGGCGCAAGCCATCATCAATCTCGCGCTCATGACGGGCAATATGGGCCGACCCGGCACCGGTGCGAATTCTGTGACGGGCCAATGCAACGCGATGGGCTCACGTCTGTATGCGAATGTCACCGGTTTGCCCGGCGGTCGCGACTTCATGAAGGCAGAGGATCGCGCTGACATCGCCCGCCTCCTTAGCATCCCGGAAGAACGCATCCCACAAAAGAATTCGTGGGCCTACGATCAGATCATCGATGGCATTGAGCAGGGTAAAATCAAGGGCCTATGGGTTATCGCCACTAACACGGCGCATTCCTGGGTGAACCAAAAAGAGTTCCGCGAGATCGCGCGCAAGCTGGATTTCCTAGTAGTGCAGGACATGTATGCGACCACCGAGACGATCGAGAACGCGCATCTGGTGCTGCCTGCTGCCGGTTGGGGCGAGAAAGAAGGCACGTTCATCAATAGCGAACGGCGCATCGGTCTGGTGAAGAAAGTCTCGCTGGCTCCCGGTCAGGCGCTGAGTGATTTCAATATCTTCCGCCTCATCGCACATTACTGGGGCTGCGAGGAATTGTTCAAGGAATGGTCCTCGCCGGAAGCCGCCTTCCAAATCCTGAAACGCTTCTCCGCCGGTCGTCCCTGCGACATCACCGGCGTGCGTGATTATGCGCATCTCGACGAGAGCGGTGGTATCCAATGGCCCTTTGTTCAAGGGGCGAAGTTGGAAGTGCGAGGTGCGAATGAAGCTGCTGGCGCTTCGCCCCTCGCATTTCAGACCTCGCACCTTGCCGAGCGTCGTTTGTTCGAGGATGGAAAATATTTCACGCCGGATGGTCGTGCGAAGTTCCTCTACGAAGCTCCGCGTCCGGTCACTGAGCCAACCAGTGTGGAGTATCCGTTCGTCCTGCTCACGGGACGCGGCACTTCGGCGCAATGGCACACGCAAACGCGCACGGGGAAATCCGCTGTGCTGAAAACGCTGTATCCGGCGAACGCGTATGTGGAGATCAATCCGCAAGACGCCGCCCGCTTGGGCATCAAGCCGAACTCGATGGTGAGCGTCAGTTCACGGCGCGCGCGTATACAATGCACAGCGTTCATCACCACTTCTGTGCAAGCCTGTCAGGCGTTCATCCCGATGCACTACGGGGTGACGAACAAGCTTACGAAGGCGGACTTCGATCCTTATTCGCGCCAGCCGAGCTACAAGCATTGCGCAGTGCGGATCGAGCCAGTCGGCGGTTCTGAATCAGCTGTCACGTCGTCCCCAACCCTCAAACAGGCGGTGGCTGTGTGAGCACTAATCGCATCTTCAATATCAATGACTTCGTCCGCTTCGCTGATAACAAGGCGGTCGTGAAAGAGATCGTGGTGACGGATCACTCACGCATTGCGGTCTGGTGTGTGCGTCCGGGGCAGAAGGTGCCTACGCATACGCATCCCAGCGGGCAGGACACCTGGGTGATGATGCGCGGTGAACTGACGTATCTCATGGGTAACGGCGAACGCACGGTTATCCGCGCGGGTGAACTCGATGTGGCCAGTCACGATGAAATCCACGGTGCTGTGAATGAAGGCACTGAGGACGCTGTATTTATCTCCATTTATTCCGTTCCCGAAATCGGTTGGGCAAAGGCTGAAGCATGAACTTGATCCCTACACTTCCCGAAAACGCTCCTTTCACGCCCGAACAACGCGCGTGGCTCAATGGCTACCTCGCGGGCCTGCTCGCGAGCGGTGCGACAGCGCCGATGGGTGCGCCCACTGAAGCGAAACCGAAACAGCCGTTGCTCATCGGTTTCGGTTCGCAGACCGGTTCGGCGGAAGGTCTCGCCAAGAAGCTTGGCAAAGAGGCCGAGAAGCGCGGCTTCCTACCCAAGGTCGCGGAACTGAACAAAATCTCGCCCGCCGATCTCGCGAAGGAATCGAACTTTGTCATCATCACGAGCACGTGGGGTGATGGCGATGCGCCGGATAACGCGATGAATTTCTGGACGGCCATCAGTGCCGAGACGGCTCCAAAGCTGGAGAATCTTTCCTACGCCGTGCTGGGCTTGGGCGATAAGAATTACAGCGATTTCTGCGGTGCGGGTAAGAAGTTTGACGAGCGTCTCGCTGGTCTCGGCGCCAAGCGCCTTGTCGCTCGCGGTGAGTGCGATGTGGATTATGAAGCCTCTGCGAAAGCCTGGACTGAAACTGTATGGCAGTTGCTGGAAAGCGCGGCTCCGACTGCTCCAGCCGCTGCTCCGGTAGTGGAAGAAAAGAAAGTGAAGGCGCATGAGGATGCTCCCACCAAGTGGTCGCGCAATAATCCGTTCCCGGCGTTGCTCAAGACGAATCGCCGTCTGAACAAAGCTGGGTCGGCGAAAGACACGCGCCATTTCGAGATTGTGCTGGAAGGTTCCGGCCTGAGCTACGAAGTGGGTGATGCACTCGGGGTGATGCCGAAGAATGATCCAGTGCTGGTGGAAGAACTGCTGGCGACCTTGGGCTTCAATGGCGACGAGCAAGTGAAGGATGCGAACGGCAAAGACAGCACGTTGCATGAAGCGTTGGTGAGCACGTATGTTATCACGCAAGCGCCACCCTCATTCATCAAGGCGGCAGCGGAGAAGGGGAATAATACGGAATTACTGGCCTTGCTCGCGGCGGACAAGAAGAAGGAGTTGGATGCGTGGCTCTGGGGCAAGGACATCGTGGATGTGCTGCGCGCCTGTGGGGGTGCAAAGTTCACCGTGTCAGAGTTCACCGGCTTCCTGCGCAAGATGCAGCCGCGCCTTTACTCGATCTCTTCCTCGCCCAAGGCGCATCCGGGCGAAGTACACCTGACCATCGGTGCGGTGCGTTATGAAGGCGGCGGTCGTGCGAAGAAGGGTGTGGCCTCCTGCTGGCTGGCGGATCGCGTGATCCTGAATGACACGCAAGTGCCGGTCTTCATCCAGACGAGCCACGGCTTCCGTTTGCCAGATAACATGAACAAGCCGGTCATCATGGTCGGCCCCGGCACCGGCATCGCCCCGTTCCGTGCATTCCTGGAAGAGCGCAAGGCAACGGGTGCCAAGGGCAAGAACTGGCTCTTCTTCGGTGATCAAGCACGTGCCACGGACTTCCTCTATGACGATGAATTGAGCGCGATGCAGGCGGAAGGTTTGCTCACGCGCCTCGATCTCGCGTTCAGTCGCGATCAAAAAGAAAAGATCTACGTGCAGACGCGCATGTTGGAAAGCGGCGCGGAGCTGTGGAAGTGGCTGGAGGAAGGCGCGCATTTCTACGTGTGTGGTGACGCCAAGCGCATGGCGAAGGACGTGGATGTAGCTCTGCATGAAGTGGCGGAGAAGTTCGGTGGCCTGACGAAAGAAGCGGCGGCGGATTACGTGGCCAAGCTGAAGTCCGACAAGCGGTATCAACGTGACGTGTATTGATTTTCAAACAGGAACACCTATGAGCAACTCCACTGTTCCCATCAAAGAGATCTCGGGGCAAAAGCTCTCGAATGAGCAGACCGCGTATCTCGACGGCTTTTTCTCCGGTCTGAAGAATCGCGGCGTATCCTTCGGCGATGTTATGCCAAATCCGGCGGCGCAACCGTCTGGTCCTGCGAAGCCAAATCTGGAAGACCTCATCCCGGAGGAGCGCATCAAGCACGAGCTGTTCCCGCTGGATGCCTACCCGCTCATGCTCCAGCACGCGGCGGCGAACCAGGCGCCGGACAAGGAGAACACGTTCCGCTTCAAGTGGCACGGCCTGTTCTACCTCACGCCGAACAAGGAAGCATTCATGGCCCGCCTGCGCATTCCCGGCGGCCAATTGAAGACGTTTCAACTGCGCGAGATCGCGAACGTGGCGAAGGAATTGACGACGGGTTACGTGCAGATCACCACGCGGGCGAATCTGCAGATCCGCTTGATCGAGATGAAGAATGCACCGGAAGTGCTGCGCCGTATCCAAGGCGTGGGCCTGCATACGCGTGGTTCCGGTGCGGACAATATCCGCAACCTTACGTGCGATCCGACGAGCGGCATCGATCCGAATGAGATCATTGAGACGCTGCCGCTGACGCATGAGATGGGGCAGGTGATCTTGAACACGCGCGAGTTCTACGATCTACCGCGCAAGTTCAACATCGCGTTCAACGGTGGCGGTCTCATCAGCAGCGTGGAAGACACGAACGACATCGGCTGGACGGCGGTGCGGGTGGAGCAGGACAACGGTGAGGTGAAGGCGGGTGTTTATTTCCGCTGCGCTTTAGGTGGTGCGACAGGGCATAAGGCTTTCGCCAAAGACCTCGGCATCTATGCGAAGCCGGAAGAAGTGGTGAAGGCGACTTCGGCGATGCTGCGCGTGTTCATCGCGAATGGTAATCGCGGTGATCGCAAGAAGGCGCGCCTTAAGCATCTGCTGGAGACGTGGACGCTGGAGCAATACCTCGCGGAGACGGAGAAGGTGCTGGGCTACACGCTGCTGCGCGCACCGAAGCTGGAGGCGGCTCCGGTGAAGGCGGCAGGGCCTGCGCATCCGCAGATCGGGGTGTATCCGCAGAAGCAACGGGGGTTGAATTGGGTGGGCGTAGTGATCCCCGTCGGCCAGATCACGCCGAAGCAGATGCTGCGCATCGCAGAGCTCGCGGATGCTTACGGCTCGGGTGAAGTGCGCATGACGGTCTGGCAGAATCTCATCATCCCGAATGTGCCGGATGCTTACGTGGAGACGTTGAAGAAGGCGCTCGTGGGCATGGGCTTCGGCTGGCAGCAATCGAATCTGAAGAGCGGCTTCGTGGCGTGCACGGGGAACAGCTACTGCAAGTTCGCTGGCGCGAATACCAAGGGCCATGCACTGGAACTCATGGAGTATCTGGACAAGCGTGTGAAGCTGGATGTGCCGGTAAATGTGCACCTGACCGGCTGCCCGAACTCCTGCGCGCAGCATTACATGGGTGATATCGGTTTGCTCGGCGCAAAGGTGAAGGTGTCGGGCGAAACAGTGGAAGGGTATCACGTGTTCATCGGCGGCGGCTTCGGCAAGCAACAGACTGTGGGTCGCCAGATCTTCCAAGGCATCTCCTTCGATGACCTCAAGCCGCTGTTGGAGAAAATGCTGAAGGGTTATCTGCGGCGGCGTGAGGAAGGGGAGACGTTCCTGCAATTCAGTTCACGGCATGATCTGAACACGTTGCAGGCGATCTTTACGAATGAGGAGTGATGAGGCGTTATAAGGGTTAAAAAGGTGAATCGTTAAAACGGTTTCACCATTTAACGATTTAACCTTTTTCAACGAACTCACACCGCCCCATACGCCACCATCGCATCCGCTACTTTCACGAAGCCGGCGATGTTCGCGCCTTGGACATAGTTCACGTAGCCTTTGCCGTCATCACCGAACTGGCGGCTACGGTCGTGCACGCCTTTCATGATGTCCTTGAGGCGGGCATCCACTTCATCACGCGTCCACGCGATACGCATGGCGTTCTGGCTTTGTTCGAGACCTGAGACGGCCACACCACCGGCATTTGCGGCTTTGCCTGGGGCGAAGATGATCTTGTTCTCGAGGAAGAGGCGCGTGGCGTCGAGATTGCACGGCATGTTCGCGCCTTCGGCGACAGCTTTGACGCCGTTGCTGATGAGTTTCTTGGCATCGTCGCCGTCCAGCTCGTTCTGGGTGGCGCACGGGAAGGCGAGATCGCACTTGATGCCCCATGGCGTGTCACCGGCGTAGAATTTCGCTTCGGGAAACTTCTCAGTGTATTCGTGGATGCGACCGCGTCGTTCTTCTTTCAGTTCCTTCAGCCATTTGAATTTCTCGGGCGTGATGCCGGTCGGATCATGGATGAAACCTTTTGAATCGGAGGCGGTGACGACATTCGCTCCTTCCTGGATGAGCTTCTGGATGCAGTAGAGCGCGACGTTGCCAGAGCCGGAAACGACTGCAGTTTTGCCCGCGACGCTTTCCCCACGCACGCCGAGCATGTTCTGCATGAAATAGACGGCACCGTAACCGGTGGCTTCCGTGCGGATGAGGCTGCCGCCGAAGGAGAGGCCCTTGCCGGTGAGCGTGCCGGTGAAGCGATTGGCGAGACGTTTGTATTGGCCGAACATGTAGCTGATCTCGCGTCGGCCTACACCGATGTCGCCAGCAGGCACATCCGTGTCCTCGCCGATGTGACGGTGCAGTTCGATCATCAGGGACTGGCAGAAGCGCATGACCTCGTGCTCACTCTTGCCCTTGGGATTGAAATTGGAGCCGCCTTTGCCGCCGCCCATCGGCAGGCCGGTAAGGCTGTTCTTATACACCTGCTCGAAGCCGAGGAATTTCAGCACACTGAGCGTGACGTTCGGATGAAAGCGCAGGCCACCCTTGTATGGTCCGATGGAGTTGTTGAACTGCACGCGCCAGGCGCGGTTCGCGCGGAAGTTCCCCTGATCATCCTCCCACGTGACGCGGAAGATGATGATGCGGTCCGGCTCAGTCATGCGCTCGAGGATCTGGGCGTCCTGATATTTTTTATTCTCGAGGACATGCGGCATGACAGATTCCACGACCTCTTGCACGGCTTGATGGAATTCAGGTTCGCCGGGATTGCGGCGCACCAGACCGCGCATGAACTTGGCCACCTCAGAACGGACTGCCTTGCCGTTAGATTTCATAGAATGCTTGGGGTTGGTGAGACTATAGCTAAGTGATGGCGCTTTCGCCAGTGTGGGGGTGATGAAATTTATTTCTTAATGTTAGAACATTTCTTGCGTGGGGCGGTCCAATAGCGGACAAATCTCTACCATGAAAACCACTGCTTTGCGCTCGCTATTGGCCCTTGGCCTGACTTGTGGCATCAGCTCTCTCTTCGCGGCGACTCCGGCGGAGATCGAACAGAACTGGCATCAATGGCGTGGACCGAAGGCAGACGGGGTCGCGCCGAAGGCGACTCCGCCGACGGAATGGAGCGAGACGAAGAATGTGAAGTGGAAGGTGAAGACGCCGGGCTTCGGCACATCCACACCGATCATCTGGGGGAACAAAATTTTTCTGCTGACGGCGATCAAGACGGAGAACAAAGCGGTGTCTTACGCGATACCGAGCGCGGCACCGACGGCACAAGTCGCGCAACCGAAAGGACCGGGACCGGGCGGACCGCCTCCGGGTGGACCGGGGCAGAAGGGCAAGCGTGGCGGTGGTTTTGGTGGCGGAGAGAAGCCGACGGAGAAGTATCAATTTGTGGTGTTGTGCCTTGATCGTTCCAATGGCAAGACGATCTGGCAGAAGACGGTGAGGGAAGAGGTGCCGCATGAGGGGCATCACAAGGATCACGGGTATGCTTCGGCTTCACCCATCACGGATGGGAAGCACCTGTATGCATCATTCGGTTCGCGTGGCCTCTACTGCCTCGACCTCGATGGGAACGTGAAGTGGGAGGTGGACTTGGGCGATATGCGCACGCGCAATGGTTTCGGCGAGGGAAGTTCACCGGCGGTTTATGGCGATGTGCTGATCCAGACGTGGGATCAAGAGGCAAATTCATTTGTCGTGGCGCTGGACAAGAACACGGGCAAGGAACTCTGGCGCAAGTCGCGTGAAGAGGTGACGTCTTGGGCCACGCCGCTTATCATCGAGGTGAATGGCAAGCCGCAGGCGATCATCAGTGCGACGACGAAGGTGCGCGCGTATGATCTGAAAACGGGCGAGATCGTGTGGGAGAGCGGTGGGCAGACGACGAATGTGATTCCATCACCGGTCACGGGCAATGGCTTGATCTATATCATGAGCGGATTTCGTGGGGCGGCTTTGCATGCGATCAAGATCGGCAAGACGGGAGATTTGA of Verrucomicrobiia bacterium contains these proteins:
- a CDS encoding alginate export family protein, producing MKHTTPLLTSAFVLAVAGSLYAGDYTVTGPVRPSQGFLNDYLRKDDPYMTAWDIGAQVRLRYEVKDNFVIAGAPGSLDFRANNADVDNSYLLTRVRPRVGYTGEWFSAMVEGRHSSSTGDDRNPNPESDGPMDLHQAFVTIGNHKEFPVSLKVGRQELSYGDERLVGAFAWNNIGRTFDAAKLRWQNPWFAADIFTSRLVVPDDNNFNVSNEYETFSGIYATTKKIPKQSTDIYFLARNANAQSPSLQLGNLVPTPSARDIYTIGIRGKSNPGEIGNWDYTYELMGQFGHFNDTALPAATASLSHEAYAVFAGGGYTWTEMSMTPRVGLEYNFATGDSNPTDGKHETFENLFPTNHKFYGFMDFVSLQNIHNVRLQSSIKPLPRLTILLEGQFFWLADTSDNFYTVAGARRGGIAATPGGTGYGINPSYSSYVGSEVDFVVTYAVSPHITVEAAYAHFFRGDYVKQSLSGAAFGSTDANYFYLQTNFSF
- a CDS encoding DmsC/YnfH family molybdoenzyme membrane anchor subunit, with amino-acid sequence MKTVAEEPEMTLIDQLLAEQRSLTAVERFANWHEGHKSPALESRYRSLLPAQAPSKGQQYAFDVDLDVCSGCKACVTACHSLNGLDDTETWRGVGLLVPPPAEVEPDDITILQPKSFHKHVTTACHHCADPGCLNGCPVLAYDKDPLTGIVRHLDDQCIGCQYCVMKCPYDVPKYSERLGIVRKCDMCANRLAVGEAPACVQACPNEAIRIAVVDKAEIVSGYRAKNVQCPSTNDEGMTKSSNGQSTRASSFVIPNFLPSTPSPAITAPTTRYRSAKPVTELVSGDSHEVRPAKAHVPLTLMLVLTQAGVGMTLLEAISGVPNRAQSIFALAVSLVGMVAAALHLGQPLKAWRGFLGWRHSWLSRELIVFNKFLGALALHIVLLKPWTAWLTAGVGLAAVFCSAMIYVDTKRPFWSGALTFPKFGFTALLLGWTGCMIFAPSDADRVVLVMMTTLFTAMKLAVECSIFSNHQHAPDAPLSKSARLHLTRPLGELFRGRVALAVVGGLLLPLLMLASGTPLAGMAALIFCFCLAGELLERHLFFVAEAARKMPGSI
- a CDS encoding nitrate reductase, with protein sequence MSEQSNTLFRQWQGPLTEELLLHPGDFGLGKVPARLKPDATTRSVCGFCSTGCSLDIHLKDGVAVNLSPSSGYPVNLGMACPKGWEALTPLYATDRAKTPLIRDERGELQPASWDDAMKLFTSRFKGIMAEHGNESVAFLSTGQICTEEMAFLGTLYKFGMGGLHCDSNTRQCMATSHVAYKQSFGFDAPPYTYADFEESDVLFFIGSNLCIAHPIMWQRVLLNKKKPEIIVIDPRRTETAAAATQHLALQPKSDLTLLYGLANLLIQNHWIKLAYITHHTTGFHDFAEFVRQFTPDKVAAETGLTVGQLYHCAETIAKGKAVSFWWTMGVNQSHEATRTAQAIINLALMTGNMGRPGTGANSVTGQCNAMGSRLYANVTGLPGGRDFMKAEDRADIARLLSIPEERIPQKNSWAYDQIIDGIEQGKIKGLWVIATNTAHSWVNQKEFREIARKLDFLVVQDMYATTETIENAHLVLPAAGWGEKEGTFINSERRIGLVKKVSLAPGQALSDFNIFRLIAHYWGCEELFKEWSSPEAAFQILKRFSAGRPCDITGVRDYAHLDESGGIQWPFVQGAKLEVRGANEAAGASPLAFQTSHLAERRLFEDGKYFTPDGRAKFLYEAPRPVTEPTSVEYPFVLLTGRGTSAQWHTQTRTGKSAVLKTLYPANAYVEINPQDAARLGIKPNSMVSVSSRRARIQCTAFITTSVQACQAFIPMHYGVTNKLTKADFDPYSRQPSYKHCAVRIEPVGGSESAVTSSPTLKQAVAV
- a CDS encoding cupin domain-containing protein — translated: MSTNRIFNINDFVRFADNKAVVKEIVVTDHSRIAVWCVRPGQKVPTHTHPSGQDTWVMMRGELTYLMGNGERTVIRAGELDVASHDEIHGAVNEGTEDAVFISIYSVPEIGWAKAEA
- a CDS encoding sulfite reductase subunit alpha; its protein translation is MNLIPTLPENAPFTPEQRAWLNGYLAGLLASGATAPMGAPTEAKPKQPLLIGFGSQTGSAEGLAKKLGKEAEKRGFLPKVAELNKISPADLAKESNFVIITSTWGDGDAPDNAMNFWTAISAETAPKLENLSYAVLGLGDKNYSDFCGAGKKFDERLAGLGAKRLVARGECDVDYEASAKAWTETVWQLLESAAPTAPAAAPVVEEKKVKAHEDAPTKWSRNNPFPALLKTNRRLNKAGSAKDTRHFEIVLEGSGLSYEVGDALGVMPKNDPVLVEELLATLGFNGDEQVKDANGKDSTLHEALVSTYVITQAPPSFIKAAAEKGNNTELLALLAADKKKELDAWLWGKDIVDVLRACGGAKFTVSEFTGFLRKMQPRLYSISSSPKAHPGEVHLTIGAVRYEGGGRAKKGVASCWLADRVILNDTQVPVFIQTSHGFRLPDNMNKPVIMVGPGTGIAPFRAFLEERKATGAKGKNWLFFGDQARATDFLYDDELSAMQAEGLLTRLDLAFSRDQKEKIYVQTRMLESGAELWKWLEEGAHFYVCGDAKRMAKDVDVALHEVAEKFGGLTKEAAADYVAKLKSDKRYQRDVY
- a CDS encoding NirA family protein, giving the protein MSNSTVPIKEISGQKLSNEQTAYLDGFFSGLKNRGVSFGDVMPNPAAQPSGPAKPNLEDLIPEERIKHELFPLDAYPLMLQHAAANQAPDKENTFRFKWHGLFYLTPNKEAFMARLRIPGGQLKTFQLREIANVAKELTTGYVQITTRANLQIRLIEMKNAPEVLRRIQGVGLHTRGSGADNIRNLTCDPTSGIDPNEIIETLPLTHEMGQVILNTREFYDLPRKFNIAFNGGGLISSVEDTNDIGWTAVRVEQDNGEVKAGVYFRCALGGATGHKAFAKDLGIYAKPEEVVKATSAMLRVFIANGNRGDRKKARLKHLLETWTLEQYLAETEKVLGYTLLRAPKLEAAPVKAAGPAHPQIGVYPQKQRGLNWVGVVIPVGQITPKQMLRIAELADAYGSGEVRMTVWQNLIIPNVPDAYVETLKKALVGMGFGWQQSNLKSGFVACTGNSYCKFAGANTKGHALELMEYLDKRVKLDVPVNVHLTGCPNSCAQHYMGDIGLLGAKVKVSGETVEGYHVFIGGGFGKQQTVGRQIFQGISFDDLKPLLEKMLKGYLRRREEGETFLQFSSRHDLNTLQAIFTNEE
- the gdhA gene encoding NADP-specific glutamate dehydrogenase — its product is MKSNGKAVRSEVAKFMRGLVRRNPGEPEFHQAVQEVVESVMPHVLENKKYQDAQILERMTEPDRIIIFRVTWEDDQGNFRANRAWRVQFNNSIGPYKGGLRFHPNVTLSVLKFLGFEQVYKNSLTGLPMGGGKGGSNFNPKGKSEHEVMRFCQSLMIELHRHIGEDTDVPAGDIGVGRREISYMFGQYKRLANRFTGTLTGKGLSFGGSLIRTEATGYGAVYFMQNMLGVRGESVAGKTAVVSGSGNVALYCIQKLIQEGANVVTASDSKGFIHDPTGITPEKFKWLKELKEERRGRIHEYTEKFPEAKFYAGDTPWGIKCDLAFPCATQNELDGDDAKKLISNGVKAVAEGANMPCNLDATRLFLENKIIFAPGKAANAGGVAVSGLEQSQNAMRIAWTRDEVDARLKDIMKGVHDRSRQFGDDGKGYVNYVQGANIAGFVKVADAMVAYGAV